The proteins below are encoded in one region of Shewanella algae:
- a CDS encoding insulinase family protein codes for MSTCQSVISSPNEHRSYRHLTLTNGLRVLLVQDMHSAQAAASMAVNVGHFDDPQSRPGMAHFLEHMLFLGTAKFPEAGGYHSFINQHGGSNNAWTGTEHTNFFFAIDPLVFAEALDRFSQFFIAPLFNQELVDRERHAIESEFSLKQKDDIRRIYQVLKETVNPAHPFCKFSVGNLQTLGGDEQQLREELLAFYKSHYSANLMTLCLVAPMAIDELEQYARRYFSAIENHDLQKTYPELPLFSSEQLQKQIHIVPLKEQKRLTLSFALPAIDRFYRSKPLTFISHLLGSESHGSLFSKLKEAGLINGLSAGGGINGYNFKEYSISIQLTDRGLNQTDKVVAACFGYIKLIADTGLEDWRYQERANLLKLAFRYQEQIKALDLASHLSINMQHYQVEDTVYGDYRMDGLDVAEARALMSLMTPDNMRLQLVAQDLDTEQQAAWYHTPYQIKPIEEARLALWRCAEAETGMELPRPNPFIVEDAIARGEPSRHPEPVIVAEGAGYRIWHKKDDEFNVPKGHLYLSLDSDQASPTPRHAALTRLYVEMLLDHLTEHTYQAEVAGLSYNIYPHQGGLTLHLTGFTGNQETLLALLIDKARERSFTQERFNLIKRQLLRSWYNHAQAKPISQLFTSLTVTLQKRSYEPLRMAELLEDITLDDLHDHVSAFYEKIYLEGLVYGDWLEQEAQSLGKRLSHILSLVSKPSRESARELVNLQGKGTVLRELNIAHPDSAIIVYYQSVFATPEKMALFSLLNHTMSSTFFHELRTQRQLGYMVGTGYLPLNRHPGMIFYVQSPTAGPLQLLEAIDEFIADFNYAVMQITNEQWESTKQGLINQVMEHDANLKTRGQRYWVSIGNKDYHFNQRELVVAEIKRQTRAGLIKFMMDKMRTKHSDRLVLFSTGEQHRHLERLQAGSLITDLRTFKQQAEQFNL; via the coding sequence TTGAGCACTTGCCAGTCTGTCATTTCCAGCCCCAATGAACACCGCAGCTATCGTCATCTGACTCTGACCAACGGCCTGCGGGTGTTGCTGGTGCAAGATATGCATTCTGCCCAGGCCGCCGCATCCATGGCGGTCAATGTCGGCCACTTCGATGATCCCCAATCCCGCCCCGGGATGGCACATTTTCTCGAACACATGTTGTTCCTGGGTACCGCCAAATTTCCCGAGGCAGGAGGTTATCACAGCTTTATCAACCAACATGGCGGCAGCAATAATGCCTGGACGGGCACGGAGCACACCAACTTCTTCTTTGCCATAGATCCCCTGGTATTTGCCGAGGCACTGGACAGATTCAGCCAGTTCTTTATTGCACCTTTGTTCAATCAGGAGTTGGTGGACAGAGAAAGACACGCCATAGAATCTGAGTTCAGTCTCAAGCAGAAAGATGATATCCGCCGTATCTATCAAGTATTGAAAGAGACGGTCAACCCGGCGCACCCTTTTTGCAAGTTTTCCGTCGGTAACCTGCAAACCCTGGGCGGAGACGAGCAACAGCTCAGGGAAGAACTGCTTGCCTTCTACAAGAGCCATTACAGCGCCAATCTGATGACCCTGTGTCTGGTGGCTCCCATGGCAATCGATGAGCTCGAGCAGTATGCCAGACGCTATTTTTCGGCAATAGAAAATCATGATCTGCAAAAAACCTATCCCGAACTGCCACTGTTCTCCAGTGAGCAACTGCAAAAGCAGATCCATATAGTGCCGCTTAAAGAGCAAAAGCGCCTGACCCTGAGCTTTGCCCTGCCCGCTATAGATCGCTTCTATCGCAGTAAGCCACTGACCTTTATCAGTCACCTACTTGGGAGTGAGAGCCACGGCAGCCTGTTTTCCAAACTCAAGGAAGCCGGTCTTATCAACGGGCTTTCCGCCGGTGGCGGCATCAACGGCTACAACTTCAAGGAATACAGCATCAGCATTCAGCTGACCGACAGAGGTTTGAACCAAACCGACAAGGTGGTTGCTGCTTGCTTCGGTTATATCAAACTCATTGCCGATACTGGGCTGGAAGACTGGCGCTATCAGGAAAGGGCCAATCTGCTCAAACTGGCATTTCGCTACCAGGAACAGATAAAAGCCCTGGATCTGGCCAGTCACCTCAGCATCAATATGCAACATTATCAGGTTGAAGATACCGTCTATGGCGACTATCGCATGGACGGCCTGGATGTCGCTGAAGCCAGAGCACTGATGAGCCTGATGACCCCGGATAATATGCGCCTGCAACTGGTGGCCCAGGATCTGGATACCGAGCAACAAGCGGCCTGGTATCACACCCCCTATCAAATTAAGCCCATAGAAGAAGCCAGGCTGGCACTGTGGCGCTGCGCCGAGGCTGAAACCGGGATGGAGCTGCCAAGGCCTAACCCTTTCATCGTAGAAGACGCCATAGCCCGAGGCGAACCCAGCCGACATCCTGAGCCGGTGATTGTCGCCGAAGGTGCCGGTTACCGTATCTGGCACAAGAAAGATGATGAGTTCAATGTCCCCAAGGGGCATCTTTATCTCTCGCTCGATTCGGATCAGGCCAGCCCCACGCCGAGACATGCCGCCTTGACCCGGCTGTATGTGGAGATGCTGCTCGATCATCTGACCGAACATACCTATCAGGCGGAAGTGGCCGGCCTCAGCTACAACATCTACCCCCATCAGGGCGGGCTGACCCTGCATTTAACCGGTTTTACCGGCAACCAGGAAACCCTGTTGGCGCTGCTGATAGACAAAGCCCGGGAGCGCAGTTTTACCCAGGAGAGGTTCAACCTTATCAAACGCCAGTTACTACGCAGTTGGTATAACCATGCCCAGGCCAAACCCATCTCCCAGCTGTTCACCAGCTTGACGGTAACCTTGCAAAAACGCAGTTATGAACCACTGCGGATGGCAGAGCTGTTGGAAGATATCACCCTGGACGATCTGCATGACCATGTGAGCGCCTTCTATGAAAAAATCTATCTGGAAGGCCTGGTCTATGGTGACTGGCTGGAACAGGAAGCCCAGTCTCTGGGAAAACGACTCAGCCACATTCTGTCGCTGGTTTCCAAGCCCAGCCGTGAATCGGCCAGGGAGTTGGTCAACCTTCAGGGGAAAGGAACCGTACTCAGGGAGCTGAACATAGCTCACCCGGACAGCGCCATCATAGTCTATTACCAATCCGTGTTTGCCACTCCTGAGAAAATGGCGTTGTTCAGCCTGCTGAATCACACCATGTCGTCAACTTTCTTCCACGAGCTGCGAACCCAAAGACAACTCGGTTATATGGTGGGCACAGGCTATCTGCCGCTGAACCGCCACCCGGGGATGATCTTCTATGTACAGTCACCGACCGCCGGGCCACTGCAGTTACTGGAAGCCATAGATGAGTTTATCGCCGACTTTAACTACGCCGTGATGCAGATAACCAATGAGCAGTGGGAAAGCACCAAGCAGGGACTGATCAACCAAGTCATGGAACATGACGCCAACCTCAAGACCCGCGGCCAACGTTATTGGGTCAGCATAGGCAATAAGGATTATCACTTTAATCAGCGTGAGCTGGTGGTAGCAGAAATCAAGCGCCAAACCCGGGCCGGCCTGATTAAGTTTATGATGGATAAAATGCGCACCAAACACAGCGATCGTCTGGTGCTGTTCAGCACAGGAGAACAACACAGACATCTGGAGCGTCTGCAAGCCGGTTCCTTGATCACAGATTTACGCACCTTCAAACAACAGGCTGAGCAGTTTAACCTTTAA
- the sixA gene encoding phosphohistidine phosphatase SixA, producing the protein MQLFLMRHGEASFEAPSDRERMLTDAGRLHTTQMSNWLNDSVSAFDLVLVSPYLRAQQTWQELGKHFPEPRKWMVLDELVPSADPEMAASLVKAYAEQFKADKVLVIAHMPLLGYMVSELVAGIEPPLFATSSVALIDVHGQQASVMWQQGPHNIA; encoded by the coding sequence ATGCAGCTTTTTCTAATGCGCCATGGTGAGGCCAGTTTCGAAGCACCCTCGGATCGGGAGCGAATGCTGACTGATGCCGGACGCCTCCATACGACACAGATGAGCAACTGGCTGAATGATTCAGTCTCTGCCTTTGATCTGGTGTTGGTAAGCCCCTACCTCAGAGCGCAGCAGACCTGGCAAGAACTGGGAAAGCACTTTCCTGAACCGCGTAAATGGATGGTATTGGATGAATTGGTACCATCGGCCGACCCTGAAATGGCTGCCAGCCTGGTGAAGGCATACGCGGAACAGTTCAAGGCTGACAAGGTGTTGGTGATAGCCCACATGCCACTATTGGGTTATATGGTCAGTGAATTGGTGGCCGGCATTGAGCCGCCGTTATTTGCGACCTCGTCAGTGGCACTTATTGATGTACATGGTCAGCAGGCAAGCGTGATGTGGCAGCAAGGGCCGCACAATATCGCCTAG
- the smrB gene encoding endonuclease SmrB: MNEENDKEGLAEFQALVSGITPLDQDKRHFRPPSKTKKQLAEKEVQIQADSYFSDVYQPLLPVNGPMRWCRDDVDAMEVKRLRRGDYVPDFLLDLHGYRQTEAKLELAALIQACIREHSPCCSVMHGYGTGILKQQLPMWLAQHPKVKAFHQAPKEWGGDAALLVLIDIGEHPHRR, translated from the coding sequence ATGAACGAAGAAAACGACAAAGAAGGCCTGGCGGAATTTCAGGCACTGGTATCCGGGATCACCCCGCTCGACCAGGATAAACGCCATTTCCGCCCGCCGAGCAAAACCAAGAAGCAACTGGCTGAAAAAGAAGTTCAGATCCAGGCGGACAGTTATTTTTCAGACGTTTACCAGCCATTATTGCCAGTTAACGGCCCTATGCGTTGGTGTCGGGACGATGTGGACGCCATGGAAGTCAAACGTCTGCGTAGAGGCGATTATGTGCCTGACTTTCTTTTGGATCTGCATGGTTACCGCCAAACCGAAGCCAAGCTGGAACTGGCGGCCTTGATCCAGGCCTGTATCCGTGAACACAGCCCTTGCTGTAGTGTCATGCACGGCTACGGCACCGGCATTCTCAAACAGCAGTTACCCATGTGGCTGGCGCAGCACCCCAAGGTCAAAGCCTTTCACCAGGCTCCCAAAGAATGGGGCGGCGATGCGGCGCTGTTGGTACTGATAGATATCGGTGAACATCCCCACAGACGCTAG
- the prmB gene encoding 50S ribosomal protein L3 N(5)-glutamine methyltransferase: protein MDKIFVDEAVTELRTVGDMLRWAVSRFNDANVYYGHGTDNAWDEAVSLVFHALHLPDDIGQQVIHANLTSSEKHKIVELIIRRVRERLPVPYLTNTARFAGLDFYVDERVLVPRSPIAEMIQNGFGPWLYNKPVRRILDLCTGSGCIAIACAYQFEDAEVDALDISEDALEVAQINVESLGVMDRVFPMQSNLFSAVPRAPQYDLIVSNPPYVDAEDIADMPDEYRHEPEIGLASGRDGLDITRRILANAADYLTDDGILVVEVGNSMVHLIEQFPDVPFTWVSFEHGGDGVFVLTKDQLVENQSLFAIFKDSE, encoded by the coding sequence TTGGATAAGATCTTTGTGGATGAAGCCGTCACCGAATTGCGGACGGTAGGCGACATGTTGCGCTGGGCCGTCAGCCGTTTCAATGACGCCAATGTTTATTATGGCCATGGTACAGATAACGCGTGGGACGAAGCGGTTTCCCTGGTATTTCATGCCCTGCATCTGCCCGATGACATTGGTCAGCAGGTGATCCACGCCAATCTCACCAGCAGCGAAAAACACAAGATAGTTGAGCTTATCATCCGCCGGGTACGCGAGCGCTTGCCCGTACCTTATCTGACCAACACCGCCCGTTTTGCCGGGCTGGACTTCTATGTGGACGAAAGGGTGCTGGTGCCTCGCTCACCCATTGCCGAGATGATCCAAAACGGATTCGGTCCCTGGCTCTACAACAAGCCGGTAAGACGGATCCTCGATCTCTGCACCGGCAGTGGTTGCATCGCTATCGCCTGTGCCTATCAGTTTGAAGATGCTGAGGTCGATGCGCTGGATATCAGCGAGGATGCACTGGAAGTGGCGCAGATAAACGTTGAGTCGCTCGGCGTGATGGACAGGGTGTTTCCCATGCAGTCCAACCTTTTCAGCGCAGTGCCACGAGCGCCGCAGTACGATCTGATTGTGTCCAACCCTCCTTATGTTGATGCCGAAGATATTGCCGATATGCCGGATGAGTATCGCCATGAGCCGGAAATTGGTTTGGCGTCCGGTCGCGACGGCCTGGATATCACCAGACGCATTCTGGCCAACGCCGCCGATTACCTCACAGATGACGGTATCCTGGTGGTTGAAGTGGGTAACTCCATGGTGCACCTGATTGAGCAGTTCCCCGATGTGCCTTTCACCTGGGTCAGCTTTGAACATGGTGGTGATGGGGTGTTTGTGCTGACAAAAGATCAGCTAGTTGAAAATCAATCACTGTTCGCCATCTTTAAAGACAGTGAATAA
- the aroC gene encoding chorismate synthase: MSGNSIGQNFVVTTFGESHGLALGCIIDGCPPGLELTEADMQQDLDRRRPGTSRYTTARREPDQVRILSGVFEGKTTGTSIGLLIENTDQRSQDYSNIKDLFRPGHADYTYQQKYGLRDYRGGGRSSARETAMRVAAGAVAKKYLKAVHGIEIQGYLSQLGPICADTLDMAQVEQNPFFFPDASKLEALDDYMRELKKSGDSIGAKVSVVATNVPVGLGEPVFDRLDADIAHALMGINAVKGVEIGDGFAVVNQKGSEHRDLMSPAGFDSNHAGGVLGGISSGQPIVAHMALKPTSSISVPGKSMTVQGTEAEVVTKGRHDPCVGIRAVPIAEAMLAIVLMDHLLRHRAQNQDVSSLTPVLGMR; encoded by the coding sequence ATGTCGGGAAACAGCATAGGTCAGAACTTTGTCGTCACCACTTTTGGTGAAAGCCATGGGCTTGCACTGGGCTGCATTATCGATGGCTGCCCGCCAGGGCTTGAGCTGACCGAAGCCGATATGCAGCAGGATCTCGACCGTCGCCGTCCGGGTACTTCCCGCTATACCACAGCCAGGCGCGAGCCGGATCAGGTGCGTATTCTTTCCGGCGTGTTTGAGGGCAAGACCACAGGCACCTCCATCGGCCTGTTGATTGAAAATACCGATCAGCGCAGCCAGGACTACTCCAATATCAAAGATCTGTTCCGTCCCGGACATGCCGACTATACCTATCAGCAAAAATATGGCCTGCGCGATTATCGCGGCGGTGGCCGCTCCTCGGCGCGGGAAACTGCCATGCGGGTGGCGGCAGGGGCTGTGGCGAAGAAATACCTCAAGGCGGTACACGGCATTGAGATCCAAGGTTATCTCTCCCAGCTTGGGCCTATTTGCGCTGACACTCTGGATATGGCTCAGGTAGAACAGAACCCCTTTTTCTTCCCCGATGCCTCCAAGCTGGAAGCGCTGGATGACTATATGCGCGAGCTGAAAAAGTCCGGTGATTCCATCGGTGCCAAGGTCAGTGTGGTGGCCACCAATGTGCCGGTCGGCCTTGGCGAACCTGTATTTGACCGTCTCGATGCCGATATTGCCCATGCGCTGATGGGGATTAATGCGGTCAAGGGCGTTGAAATCGGTGATGGCTTTGCCGTTGTTAACCAAAAGGGCTCAGAGCACAGAGATCTGATGTCGCCTGCCGGGTTTGACAGCAACCATGCCGGCGGTGTGCTCGGGGGTATCTCTTCCGGGCAACCCATAGTGGCGCATATGGCGCTGAAACCCACTTCCAGTATCAGCGTGCCAGGCAAGAGCATGACAGTGCAGGGCACTGAGGCTGAAGTGGTGACCAAGGGGCGGCACGACCCCTGTGTCGGGATCCGCGCCGTGCCCATTGCCGAAGCCATGTTGGCGATAGTCTTGATGGATCACTTGCTGCGTCATCGGGCCCAAAACCAGGATGTCAGCAGCCTTACACCTGTACTTGGAATGCGATAA
- a CDS encoding MFS transporter, with translation MRGLFPAGGQLAWLSACYFFFFGILGVMVPYLGVFFDNRGFDAAEIGFLLAILMATRIVAPNVWAQVADRTGMRSELIKLGAFAAALTYLSFFYHGGFLYLALSLALYTFFWNAILAQLEVITLETLGAEANKYGLIRSFGSVGYIVLVVGTGWAIKEFGPEVLLYVGLSLFLGLLGSALPLPSNRASAGAGQDKPALKLGRPLLWFLLSAMLLQASAGPFYGFFVLYLKQVGYTEASAGIFVALGAMAEIFMFMIAPRLLGRYGVKTLLLVSIGMTALRWLLVAFGAESMLLLGLSQLLHAFTFGLTHAASIQFVHRNFDISHRSKGQALYASLSFGVGGALGTWICGLIWGDGSGAFWCWVFAAACALLSMLAVLAIPGSDSRRQSQSDPIDA, from the coding sequence ATGCGCGGACTGTTTCCCGCAGGGGGACAGCTCGCCTGGCTTTCTGCCTGCTATTTCTTCTTCTTTGGCATACTCGGTGTCATGGTGCCCTATCTGGGGGTATTTTTTGACAACCGCGGCTTCGACGCCGCCGAAATAGGCTTCCTGCTGGCCATACTAATGGCGACCCGCATAGTCGCGCCCAATGTCTGGGCGCAGGTGGCGGATCGCACCGGCATGCGCTCAGAGCTTATCAAGCTCGGCGCCTTTGCCGCCGCCTTGACCTATCTGAGTTTCTTTTATCATGGCGGCTTTCTCTATCTGGCGCTGAGTCTGGCCCTTTATACCTTCTTCTGGAATGCGATTCTGGCGCAGCTTGAGGTAATCACCCTGGAAACCCTGGGTGCTGAAGCCAACAAGTATGGCCTCATTCGCAGTTTCGGCAGTGTCGGCTATATCGTGCTGGTGGTGGGCACAGGCTGGGCAATCAAGGAATTTGGCCCCGAGGTGCTGCTTTATGTGGGGCTGAGTCTGTTTCTTGGGTTGCTGGGCAGTGCCTTACCCTTGCCATCGAATCGGGCCTCGGCGGGGGCCGGGCAGGATAAGCCGGCACTCAAACTCGGGCGGCCGCTGCTGTGGTTTTTACTGTCTGCCATGTTGCTTCAAGCCAGCGCCGGGCCTTTCTACGGCTTTTTCGTGCTTTATCTCAAGCAGGTGGGTTACACAGAGGCCAGCGCCGGTATTTTTGTGGCTCTCGGGGCAATGGCGGAAATCTTCATGTTCATGATAGCGCCCAGGTTACTCGGTCGCTATGGGGTCAAGACGCTGCTGCTGGTGAGCATAGGCATGACGGCACTGCGTTGGCTGCTGGTGGCTTTTGGCGCCGAAAGCATGTTGCTTTTGGGGCTCAGCCAACTGCTGCATGCCTTTACCTTCGGTTTGACCCATGCGGCATCCATCCAGTTTGTTCACCGTAATTTTGATATCAGTCACCGCAGCAAGGGCCAGGCACTTTACGCCAGTTTGAGCTTTGGCGTCGGCGGCGCTTTGGGCACCTGGATCTGCGGCCTGATTTGGGGCGATGGCAGCGGCGCCTTCTGGTGTTGGGTATTTGCCGCAGCATGCGCCTTGCTGTCCATGTTGGCCGTGCTGGCTATTCCGGGTAGCGACTCCAGGCGTCAATCACAGAGTGACCCCATTGACGCCTGA
- a CDS encoding ATP-NAD kinase family protein, with product MSKMFRLGLIINPLAGLGGSVALKGSDGVAKEALSLGATPKAGLRMEQALAVITPFAERLQIYTASGNMGADLAQKLGFRTKVCYQAAMDTSRSDTQAAAKALMAQELDLLLFAGGDGTARDIYGVVGEHFPVLGVPAGVKIHSGVYGITPHASGLVLKQLLEGALVSLMSADVMDIDEEAFRQGTVRARRYGEMTVPAEPRYIQAVKMGGREVDELVLADIAAEVVGDMEDELYIMGSGSTVAAVMEELGLDNTLLGVDLVQNKALLASDLNAAQLLSATENQKVKLVITLIGGQGHILGRGNQQLSPELIRRIAKENIIILATKSKLKALEGRPLIVDSGDQKLDSELSGYYRIVTGYRDYVMYQVANPDLAE from the coding sequence ATGAGTAAAATGTTTCGACTGGGCCTTATCATTAATCCGCTGGCCGGGCTTGGGGGCAGTGTGGCCCTCAAGGGCAGCGACGGTGTGGCAAAAGAGGCGCTGAGCCTTGGCGCCACCCCCAAGGCCGGGCTGCGAATGGAGCAGGCCTTGGCTGTGATAACGCCTTTTGCCGAGCGCCTGCAAATTTATACCGCCTCGGGTAACATGGGCGCCGACCTGGCGCAAAAGCTGGGTTTTCGCACAAAGGTGTGTTACCAGGCGGCAATGGATACCAGTCGCAGTGATACCCAGGCTGCCGCTAAGGCCTTGATGGCGCAGGAGCTGGACTTGCTGCTGTTTGCCGGCGGCGATGGCACGGCAAGGGATATCTATGGCGTTGTCGGTGAGCACTTCCCTGTACTCGGTGTACCGGCCGGGGTCAAAATTCATTCGGGTGTTTACGGCATTACTCCCCATGCATCCGGGCTGGTATTAAAGCAACTGCTGGAAGGCGCCCTGGTGAGTCTGATGAGCGCCGATGTGATGGACATAGATGAAGAGGCCTTCCGCCAAGGCACGGTCAGGGCGCGGCGTTATGGTGAAATGACAGTGCCTGCCGAGCCGCGATATATCCAGGCGGTGAAGATGGGCGGCCGCGAGGTGGATGAACTGGTGCTGGCGGATATTGCCGCCGAGGTGGTCGGCGATATGGAAGATGAGCTCTATATTATGGGCTCCGGCAGTACAGTGGCGGCCGTGATGGAGGAGCTGGGGCTCGATAACACCCTGCTCGGGGTGGATCTGGTGCAGAACAAGGCCCTGCTGGCCTCAGATCTTAATGCGGCGCAGTTATTGAGTGCCACTGAAAATCAAAAGGTTAAGTTGGTCATTACCCTGATAGGCGGCCAAGGGCACATTCTTGGCCGTGGCAATCAGCAGTTGTCGCCCGAGCTTATCAGGCGCATTGCTAAGGAAAATATCATCATTCTTGCCACCAAAAGCAAACTAAAAGCACTTGAAGGCAGGCCGCTTATCGTGGATAGTGGCGACCAGAAATTGGATAGCGAACTTAGTGGCTATTATCGAATTGTGACAGGTTACCGGGATTACGTGATGTATCAGGTGGCCAACCCAGACTTAGCGGAGTAG
- a CDS encoding YfcL family protein yields the protein MLEKYEQALEQWIGEIVAGGDDDALFASGYLQGHFAVVLAELENESEQGPDALNERMQQCLKLAAKELEDADYRLVDNAWSELKQRIAA from the coding sequence ATGTTAGAGAAGTACGAACAGGCATTGGAGCAGTGGATTGGCGAGATAGTGGCCGGCGGTGACGATGATGCCCTGTTTGCCAGCGGTTACCTGCAGGGTCATTTTGCCGTGGTGCTGGCCGAGCTGGAAAACGAGTCAGAGCAAGGGCCGGATGCCTTGAATGAGCGGATGCAGCAATGCCTGAAACTGGCAGCCAAAGAGCTTGAAGATGCCGATTACCGTCTGGTGGATAACGCTTGGTCAGAACTGAAACAGCGGATCGCCGCCTGA
- the mnmC gene encoding FAD-dependent 5-carboxymethylaminomethyl-2-thiouridine(34) oxidoreductase MnmC — protein MKQEQLRPSGSENTQTCSQNPTSAETTQAPATTLAPYQQTRLDDKPLGRQICLAAVGGETLLPLIQLWSQLRQDYPKLVLQLLLFAADKNSQAESLELLKNKLQLWQKAKNTTSAESQTTAVMSLLAELQAGKPMALPGCQRFVLDGGRLRLDLYLEFDAVLLKELPGLSHQGWIDNWLWLAESLPSQAAAWQMARLAKDSAALLCLPERKERFAPLMVNSGLNAADFSSPASLLLTHQTELEPIAKAERLALRHQSSARLAPWPLYREPALAADDSVAIIGAGVAGCQLALSLAERKQASQVFCSEENAGESASGNRQGALYPLLTPETSELNTLFQQGFLFSRRRITALAAAGFDIAHDFCGVLHTGFDERSRARLNKIAEGQNWHSDILRRVDNTEATELAGLDIKEDGLFYPLGGWVCPRALCQAAIQYAVYSTYCDFQPRTHISEISREGSLWWLSAADGHRFGPFKKLVLASGASLTALPQTSALPASPFRGQVSEVATQGGLGALKTVLCAKGYLTPAWEGIHCLGASYVKDPEQLAYSAVEQRENLQKIAMSYPDADWHQGLVMGQGARVGVRMVTRDHFPMLGQAPDVEALMQGYQQHQHTPESARYWQQTQAPVHPGLYVLGGLGSRGLSTGPLAAEILASELCHQPLPVGSTLLQRLNPNRMWMRKLIRGKAL, from the coding sequence GTGAAACAGGAACAACTTCGGCCATCCGGCAGTGAAAATACGCAAACTTGCAGCCAAAATCCCACATCTGCAGAAACAACACAAGCCCCGGCGACAACTCTTGCGCCCTACCAACAAACCCGGCTCGATGACAAGCCCCTTGGACGGCAAATCTGTCTGGCGGCGGTAGGCGGCGAAACCCTGTTGCCGCTGATACAACTCTGGAGCCAACTAAGGCAGGATTATCCCAAGCTTGTGTTACAACTTTTGCTGTTCGCCGCCGATAAAAACTCTCAGGCCGAGTCGCTCGAGCTTCTGAAAAACAAACTGCAATTATGGCAGAAGGCAAAAAATACGACATCCGCCGAGAGTCAAACGACTGCAGTAATGAGTTTGCTCGCCGAGCTGCAGGCAGGAAAACCCATGGCGCTCCCAGGCTGCCAGCGCTTTGTGCTCGATGGCGGCAGGCTGAGACTGGATCTCTATCTTGAATTCGACGCTGTGCTGCTCAAAGAGCTGCCAGGTTTAAGCCATCAAGGTTGGATAGACAACTGGCTGTGGCTTGCCGAGTCCTTGCCCTCTCAGGCAGCAGCCTGGCAGATGGCTCGCCTGGCCAAAGACAGCGCCGCCCTGCTGTGCTTACCGGAAAGAAAAGAAAGATTTGCGCCCTTAATGGTCAATAGCGGCCTCAATGCTGCGGATTTTAGCAGCCCGGCATCGCTGCTTTTGACTCACCAAACTGAGCTCGAGCCTATCGCCAAGGCAGAGCGCCTTGCCTTGCGGCACCAAAGCAGTGCCCGGCTGGCGCCCTGGCCACTCTATCGGGAGCCGGCGCTTGCAGCCGATGACAGTGTTGCCATTATCGGCGCCGGTGTGGCCGGCTGTCAGTTGGCGTTGTCGCTGGCAGAGCGTAAACAAGCCAGCCAGGTATTTTGCAGCGAGGAAAACGCGGGTGAAAGCGCCAGCGGCAACCGTCAGGGCGCGCTCTACCCGCTGTTGACTCCGGAAACATCCGAGCTCAACACCCTGTTCCAACAAGGTTTTCTCTTTAGTCGGCGGCGGATAACCGCGCTGGCTGCCGCCGGTTTCGATATCGCCCATGACTTTTGCGGTGTGTTGCATACAGGTTTTGATGAGCGAAGCCGCGCCCGTCTGAATAAGATTGCCGAGGGCCAAAACTGGCACTCGGATATTCTGCGCCGGGTCGACAACACTGAGGCGACAGAGCTTGCGGGATTGGATATAAAAGAAGATGGTCTTTTTTACCCTCTGGGTGGCTGGGTCTGTCCCAGAGCCCTGTGTCAGGCCGCCATCCAATACGCCGTCTACTCGACTTACTGTGACTTTCAACCCCGAACCCATATCAGCGAGATTTCAAGAGAAGGTAGCCTCTGGTGGCTGAGTGCAGCCGATGGTCACCGCTTTGGACCATTCAAAAAACTGGTGCTGGCAAGCGGCGCTTCGCTGACGGCGCTGCCACAAACTTCGGCCCTGCCCGCCTCCCCCTTTCGCGGCCAGGTCAGTGAAGTGGCAACCCAAGGCGGTTTGGGAGCGCTTAAGACTGTACTCTGCGCCAAGGGCTATCTCACCCCGGCCTGGGAGGGTATTCATTGCCTGGGAGCCAGTTATGTTAAAGATCCCGAGCAATTGGCCTACAGCGCAGTCGAGCAGAGAGAAAACCTGCAAAAAATCGCCATGAGTTATCCGGATGCCGACTGGCACCAGGGGCTGGTGATGGGGCAAGGTGCCAGAGTGGGTGTGCGTATGGTCACCCGGGATCACTTCCCCATGTTGGGACAAGCGCCGGATGTCGAGGCACTAATGCAGGGCTATCAGCAACATCAGCACACTCCCGAGAGTGCCCGCTACTGGCAACAGACGCAGGCGCCTGTGCATCCGGGTCTGTATGTTCTTGGTGGTTTGGGCTCCCGCGGCCTCAGTACCGGCCCGTTGGCGGCGGAAATTCTGGCATCAGAGCTTTGCCATCAGCCTTTGCCTGTGGGAAGTACACTGCTGCAGCGCCTCAACCCCAACCGGATGTGGATGCGAAAGCTCATCAGAGGCAAGGCGCTGTAA